From a single Mycolicibacterium mengxianglii genomic region:
- the galE gene encoding UDP-glucose 4-epimerase GalE: MSWLVTGGAGYIGSHVTRAMLDADIPVVVIDDLSTGFEQFVPESAQFVRGTLLDAELVRDTLLRHQVRGVIHVAGYKYAGESVKLPLHTYEQNVSAMIVLLKAMEQTAADKIVFSSSAATFGTPDVEMVDESTATAPQSPYGETKLIGEWLLRDTGRASGLRHTSLRYFNVVGSGSTELFDASPHNLFPKVFDMLLQGQTPRINGDDYPTPDGTCVRDYIHVADLAAAHVAAARRLDDGLPVEPVYNLGSGAGTSVREIMTAIRTVTGIDFEPEVTPRRPGDPARIVASGDLAARDLDWQMRHSLQDMVASAWAARQQAGDTYPR, translated from the coding sequence ATGAGCTGGCTGGTGACCGGCGGCGCCGGGTACATCGGTTCCCACGTGACCCGCGCCATGCTGGACGCCGACATTCCGGTGGTGGTCATCGACGACCTGTCCACCGGATTCGAACAGTTCGTCCCGGAATCCGCGCAGTTCGTCCGGGGCACCCTGCTGGACGCCGAGTTGGTGCGCGACACCCTGCTGCGTCACCAGGTACGCGGTGTCATCCACGTGGCCGGCTACAAGTACGCCGGGGAATCCGTGAAACTCCCGCTGCACACCTACGAGCAGAACGTGTCGGCGATGATCGTCCTGCTCAAGGCGATGGAACAGACTGCCGCCGACAAGATCGTCTTCTCCTCCAGTGCGGCCACCTTCGGCACCCCCGATGTCGAGATGGTCGACGAGTCCACCGCTACCGCGCCGCAGTCGCCGTACGGCGAGACCAAGCTGATCGGCGAATGGCTGCTCCGCGATACCGGCCGCGCCAGCGGGCTGCGGCACACCAGCCTGCGGTACTTCAATGTCGTCGGGTCGGGGTCGACGGAGTTGTTCGACGCCAGCCCGCACAACCTGTTCCCGAAGGTCTTCGACATGCTGCTGCAGGGCCAGACACCCCGCATCAACGGCGACGACTACCCCACCCCGGACGGCACGTGTGTCCGCGACTACATCCACGTCGCCGATCTCGCGGCGGCGCACGTCGCGGCGGCCCGCCGGCTCGACGACGGGCTGCCCGTGGAGCCCGTCTACAACCTGGGCAGCGGCGCCGGCACCTCGGTGCGCGAGATCATGACCGCCATCAGGACCGTCACCGGCATCGACTTCGAACCCGAGGTGACACCGCGACGGCCCGGCGACCCGGCCCGCATCGTGGCCTCCGGTGACCTCGCGGCCCGCGACCTGGACTGGCAGATGCGGCATTCACTGCAGGACATGGTGGCGTCCGCCTGGGCGGCCCGGCAGCAGGCCGGGGACACCTATCCCCGATAG
- a CDS encoding carboxymuconolactone decarboxylase family protein: MTNLRDQGVQVMREMLPGLLPDDVPNDKMDFGSAGFAGELMEIGLESIFGKLWTREGLSRRDRSLVTLGILIALRADDELESHFRIGKANGLTEEELAEVIYHASGYAGFPAANSAKAAAKRALGK, translated from the coding sequence ATGACTAACTTGCGCGACCAGGGCGTCCAGGTGATGCGGGAAATGCTGCCCGGCCTGCTGCCGGACGACGTGCCCAACGACAAAATGGATTTCGGCAGCGCGGGCTTCGCCGGCGAGTTGATGGAGATCGGGCTGGAGAGCATCTTCGGCAAGCTGTGGACCCGCGAGGGCCTGAGCCGCCGGGACCGCAGCCTCGTGACGCTGGGAATCCTGATCGCACTGCGCGCCGACGACGAGCTGGAGTCACACTTCCGGATCGGCAAGGCGAACGGACTGACCGAGGAGGAGCTCGCCGAGGTGATCTACCACGCCTCGGGTTACGCCGGCTTCCCCGCGGCCAACTCGGCCAAGGCCGCCGCCAAGAGAGCACTGGGCAAGTAA
- a CDS encoding DNA polymerase III subunit delta', producing the protein MSGVFTRLVGQHAVEAELVAAATAARGGATHSSVNVGSMTHAWLITGPPGSGRSIAALCFAAALQCTSDGVPGCGECRSCTTTMAGTHGDVRRIVPEGLSIGVDEMRNIVQIASRRPSTGRWQIVVVEDADRLTEGAANALLKVVEEPPPSTVFLLCAPSVDPEDISITLRSRCRHVALVTPPVEAIARVLVESDGLSPEQAAWAASVSGGHVGRARRLATDPDARDRRKRALGMARDAATPTRTYAAAEELVAAAEAEARALTEGRNESEVEELRTALGAGGTGKGSAGALRGSAGAIKDLEKRQKSRQTRASRDALDRALIDLATYFRDALLVCSGVTGVAPSHPDMAEQVSAMATHASPERLLRCIEAVLACRDALAVNVKPKFAVDAMVATVGQALRD; encoded by the coding sequence ATGTCCGGGGTTTTCACACGTCTGGTCGGCCAGCACGCCGTCGAAGCGGAGCTGGTTGCGGCCGCTACCGCCGCGCGGGGTGGCGCAACTCACAGTTCGGTCAACGTCGGCTCCATGACGCATGCCTGGCTGATCACCGGCCCTCCGGGGTCGGGGCGCTCCATCGCCGCGCTGTGCTTCGCCGCGGCGTTGCAATGCACGTCTGACGGTGTCCCCGGCTGTGGTGAGTGCCGGTCCTGTACGACGACGATGGCCGGTACCCACGGCGACGTCCGGCGCATCGTGCCTGAAGGGCTGTCCATCGGGGTGGACGAGATGCGCAATATCGTGCAGATCGCGTCGCGGCGGCCGAGCACCGGCCGCTGGCAGATCGTGGTGGTCGAGGATGCCGACCGGTTGACCGAGGGCGCCGCCAACGCCCTGCTGAAGGTGGTGGAGGAGCCGCCGCCGTCGACGGTGTTCTTGCTGTGCGCGCCTTCGGTGGATCCCGAGGACATCTCGATCACCCTGCGATCCCGGTGCCGGCATGTCGCGCTGGTGACCCCGCCCGTCGAGGCCATCGCGCGGGTCCTGGTGGAATCCGACGGGCTCAGCCCCGAGCAGGCGGCCTGGGCGGCGTCGGTCAGCGGGGGACACGTCGGCCGGGCGCGTCGGCTGGCCACCGATCCCGACGCCCGGGACCGCCGCAAGCGGGCGCTGGGCATGGCCCGGGACGCGGCCACCCCGACGCGTACGTACGCCGCCGCCGAGGAGTTGGTGGCCGCTGCCGAGGCGGAGGCCCGGGCGCTCACCGAGGGCCGCAACGAGTCCGAGGTCGAGGAATTGCGCACCGCGCTGGGCGCCGGCGGTACCGGTAAGGGCTCCGCGGGCGCGTTGCGTGGCTCCGCAGGGGCCATCAAGGATCTGGAGAAGCGGCAGAAATCGCGCCAGACCCGGGCGTCGCGGGATGCTCTGGACCGGGCTCTGATCGACCTGGCCACGTATTTCCGGGATGCCCTGCTGGTCTGCTCCGGTGTCACCGGGGTAGCGCCCAGTCACCCGGATATGGCAGAGCAGGTGTCAGCCATGGCCACCCACGCCTCTCCGGAGCGGCTGTTGCGCTGTATCGAAGCCGTGCTCGCCTGCCGCGACGCCCTGGCCGTCAACGTCAAACCGAAGTTCGCGGTCGACGCCATGGTCGCTACCGTCGGGCAGGCCCTGCGGGACTGA
- a CDS encoding adenylate/guanylate cyclase domain-containing protein, with protein MTANPSGWQRQHCPDRYGNRVTTAPVPRGRIHAFVRWVVRTPWPVFTLGMLQADIIGALFVLGFLRFGLPPEDRLQLQDLPTVNLAIFLTVLLVSFAIGAVVSLKLLMPVFRWQRRDSKLTDSAPQLLDTAAELARTRALRMPIYRTLISLVNWCLGGIVFALAAWSTARHSLPVLGVATALGATATAIIGYLQSERVLRPVAVAALRGGVPENFHAPGVILRQVLTWVLSTGVPLLAIILSVGASKLSLFRASADRTLIPILLMALAALIIGLAGTVLVAMSIADPLRQLRWALGEVQRGNYNAHMQIYDASELGLLQAGFNDMVRDLAERQRLRDLFGRYVGEDVARRALERGTELGGQERDVAVLFVDLVGSTQLASTRPPGEVVILLNEFFRVVVDTVARHGGFVNKFQGDAALCIFGAPIEHPDAAGSALAAARELHDNLLPVLGNTEFGIGVSAGRAIAGHIGAQARFEYTVIGDPVNEAARLTELAKLEQGHVLASAMCVSNAVDAEALAWNVGEIVELRGRSAPTQLARPVNLAVPSAISR; from the coding sequence ATCACCGCCAACCCTAGTGGCTGGCAGCGACAGCACTGTCCTGACCGATACGGTAACCGGGTGACGACGGCACCAGTACCGAGAGGACGAATCCACGCATTCGTCCGCTGGGTGGTGCGCACCCCGTGGCCGGTGTTCACCCTCGGGATGCTGCAGGCCGACATCATCGGGGCACTTTTTGTGCTCGGCTTCCTGCGCTTCGGGCTGCCGCCGGAGGACCGGCTCCAGCTCCAAGACCTGCCCACGGTCAACCTCGCGATCTTCCTGACGGTACTGCTGGTCTCCTTCGCGATCGGGGCAGTCGTCAGCCTGAAGCTGCTGATGCCGGTGTTCCGCTGGCAGCGCCGCGACAGCAAGCTCACCGACAGCGCCCCCCAGCTGCTCGACACCGCCGCCGAGCTGGCCCGGACACGCGCCCTGCGGATGCCGATCTACCGCACCCTGATCAGCCTGGTCAACTGGTGCCTGGGCGGCATCGTGTTCGCCCTGGCGGCGTGGTCCACGGCCAGGCACTCGCTACCGGTTCTCGGCGTCGCGACCGCCCTGGGCGCCACTGCAACCGCCATCATCGGCTACCTGCAGTCCGAGCGGGTGCTGCGGCCGGTGGCCGTCGCCGCACTGCGTGGCGGTGTCCCGGAGAATTTCCACGCCCCCGGCGTGATCCTGCGCCAGGTGCTGACCTGGGTGTTGTCCACCGGCGTGCCACTGCTGGCGATCATCCTGTCCGTCGGCGCCAGCAAGCTCTCGCTGTTCCGGGCCTCCGCGGACCGCACGCTGATCCCGATCCTGTTGATGGCGCTGGCCGCCCTGATCATCGGGCTGGCGGGCACCGTGCTGGTGGCCATGTCGATCGCCGACCCGCTCCGGCAGCTGCGCTGGGCGCTCGGCGAGGTACAGCGGGGCAACTACAACGCCCACATGCAGATCTACGACGCCAGCGAGCTGGGCCTGCTGCAGGCCGGGTTCAACGACATGGTGCGGGACCTGGCCGAACGGCAGCGACTGCGGGACCTGTTCGGCCGCTACGTCGGCGAGGACGTCGCGCGACGCGCACTGGAGCGCGGCACCGAACTCGGCGGGCAGGAACGCGACGTCGCCGTCCTGTTCGTCGACCTGGTGGGTTCCACCCAGCTGGCCTCGACCCGTCCGCCCGGCGAAGTGGTGATCCTGCTCAACGAGTTCTTCCGGGTGGTCGTGGACACCGTGGCCCGCCACGGCGGGTTCGTCAACAAGTTCCAGGGCGATGCAGCGCTGTGCATCTTCGGCGCCCCGATCGAGCACCCGGACGCTGCCGGGTCCGCCCTGGCCGCGGCACGCGAACTGCACGACAACCTGTTGCCGGTCCTGGGCAACACCGAATTCGGCATCGGCGTCTCGGCGGGCCGGGCCATCGCCGGACACATCGGCGCCCAGGCCAGGTTCGAGTACACCGTGATCGGTGATCCGGTGAACGAGGCGGCGCGGCTGACCGAGCTCGCCAAACTCGAGCAGGGCCACGTGCTGGCCTCGGCGATGTGCGTCAGCAACGCGGTCGACGCCGAAGCACTCGCCTGGAATGTCGGCGAGATCGTCGAACTGCGCGGCCGCAGCGCCCCCACCCAGCTGGCACGGCCAGTGAATCTCGCTGTGCCCAGCGCGATTTCGCGCTAA
- the topA gene encoding type I DNA topoisomerase, whose protein sequence is MVAGDRGSGKNGGVRRLVIVESPTKARKIAGYLGPNYIVESSRGHIRDLPRGAADVPAKYKSEPWARLGVNVDADFEPLYIVSPEKKSTVTELKGLLKDVDELYLATDGDREGEAIAWHLLETLKPRIPVKRMVFHEITEPAILAAAESPRDLDIDLVDAQETRRILDRLYGYEVSPVLWKKVAPKLSAGRVQSVATRIIVQRERERMAFRSAEYWDIAAELDASVSDPNAQPPVFNARLVSVDGLRVASGRDFDSLGAVRKPTEVVVLDQTSAGALVEGLQGATLSVSSVEEKPYTRKPYPPFMTSTLQQEAGRKLRFSSERTMSIAQRLYENGYITYMRTDSTTLSASAIDAARRQAAQLYGEQYVHPSPRQYTRKVKNAQEAHEAIRPAGDTFATPDAVRRELENDEFRLYELIWQRTVASQMADARGTTLSLRISGQSATGEQVMFSSSGRTITFAGFLKAYVESLDEQAGGEADDAERRLPNLTQGQRVTANQLTPDGHSTNPPARYTEASLIKALEELGIGRPSTYSSIIKTIQDRGYVHKKGSALVPSWVAFAVIGLLEQHFSRLVDYDFTAAMEDELDEIASGNERRTNWLNNFYFGGDHGVDGSIAREGGLKKLVGGNLEEIDARVVNSIKLFDDDQGRAINVRVGRNGPYLERMITGDDGEPTPQRANLSDDLTPDELTLELAEKLFSTPQEGRSLGVDPETGHEIVAKDGRYGPYVTEILPEPPAPPEDPGAAPAKKAKKPPPGPKPRTGSLLRTMDLETVTLDDALKLLSLPRVVGVDPTNGEEITAQNGRYGPYLKRGTDSRSLATEDQMFTITLDEALKIYAEPKRRGRQAAATPPLRELGNDAATGQPMVIKDGRFGPYVTDGETNASLRKGDDVLSITDERASELLAERRARGPVKKKAPAKKAAKKTTAKKAPAKKAAAKKG, encoded by the coding sequence CTGGTGGCTGGCGATCGCGGAAGCGGTAAAAACGGTGGGGTCCGACGTCTCGTCATAGTCGAGTCCCCCACCAAGGCGCGCAAGATCGCGGGCTATCTGGGACCCAACTACATCGTGGAGTCCTCACGAGGGCACATCCGCGACCTTCCTCGCGGGGCGGCCGACGTGCCGGCGAAGTACAAATCCGAGCCGTGGGCCCGGCTCGGAGTCAATGTCGATGCCGACTTCGAACCCCTCTATATCGTCAGTCCTGAAAAGAAAAGCACGGTCACCGAACTCAAGGGCCTGCTGAAAGATGTCGACGAGCTTTATCTCGCAACGGACGGTGACCGCGAGGGTGAGGCCATCGCCTGGCACCTGCTCGAGACGCTGAAGCCGCGCATTCCCGTCAAGCGGATGGTGTTCCACGAGATCACCGAACCCGCCATCCTGGCGGCCGCGGAATCGCCCCGCGACCTGGACATCGACCTGGTGGATGCGCAGGAGACCCGGCGCATCCTGGACCGCCTCTACGGCTACGAAGTCTCACCCGTGCTGTGGAAGAAGGTCGCCCCCAAGCTCTCGGCAGGCCGGGTGCAGTCGGTCGCGACGCGGATCATCGTGCAGCGCGAACGTGAGCGGATGGCGTTCCGCAGCGCCGAGTACTGGGATATCGCCGCCGAGTTGGACGCCAGCGTGTCCGATCCGAACGCGCAGCCGCCGGTGTTCAACGCCCGGCTGGTGTCCGTCGACGGGCTGCGCGTGGCCAGTGGCCGCGATTTCGACTCCCTCGGTGCGGTGCGCAAGCCCACCGAGGTGGTGGTGCTCGACCAAACGAGTGCCGGTGCCCTTGTCGAGGGGCTGCAGGGAGCCACCCTGTCGGTCTCCTCGGTGGAGGAGAAGCCCTACACCCGCAAGCCGTACCCGCCGTTCATGACCTCGACGCTGCAGCAGGAAGCCGGCCGCAAACTGCGGTTCTCCTCCGAACGCACCATGAGCATCGCTCAGCGGCTGTACGAGAACGGCTACATCACCTATATGCGTACCGACTCGACGACTTTGTCGGCCAGCGCCATCGATGCAGCCCGACGCCAAGCCGCACAGCTCTATGGCGAGCAGTACGTGCACCCGTCGCCGCGGCAGTACACCCGCAAGGTCAAGAACGCTCAGGAGGCTCACGAGGCCATCAGGCCGGCCGGTGACACGTTCGCCACGCCGGACGCGGTGCGCCGCGAGCTGGAGAACGACGAGTTCCGGCTCTATGAGCTGATCTGGCAGCGCACCGTCGCCTCCCAGATGGCCGACGCCCGCGGCACCACGCTGAGCCTGCGCATCAGCGGCCAGTCGGCCACCGGCGAGCAGGTGATGTTCTCCTCCAGCGGTCGCACCATCACCTTCGCCGGCTTCCTGAAGGCCTATGTGGAGAGTCTGGACGAGCAGGCCGGCGGCGAGGCTGACGACGCCGAACGCCGGTTGCCCAATCTCACGCAGGGCCAGCGGGTCACCGCCAACCAGCTCACCCCGGACGGGCACTCGACCAATCCGCCCGCCCGCTACACCGAGGCCTCGCTGATCAAGGCGCTCGAAGAGCTCGGTATCGGCAGGCCGTCGACCTACTCGTCGATCATCAAGACGATCCAGGACCGCGGCTACGTGCACAAGAAGGGCAGCGCCCTGGTGCCCAGCTGGGTGGCCTTCGCGGTGATCGGTCTGCTGGAGCAGCATTTCTCGCGCCTGGTGGACTACGACTTCACCGCCGCGATGGAGGACGAGCTCGACGAGATCGCCTCCGGCAACGAGCGACGCACCAACTGGCTGAACAACTTCTACTTCGGTGGCGACCATGGTGTCGACGGCTCGATTGCCCGCGAGGGTGGACTGAAGAAGCTGGTCGGCGGCAACCTCGAAGAGATCGATGCCCGAGTTGTCAACTCCATCAAGCTCTTCGATGACGACCAGGGTCGCGCAATCAACGTGCGGGTGGGTCGCAACGGCCCGTACCTGGAGCGGATGATCACCGGTGATGATGGTGAGCCGACCCCGCAGCGGGCCAACCTCAGCGACGACCTGACGCCCGACGAGCTGACACTCGAACTCGCCGAGAAGCTGTTTTCGACGCCGCAGGAAGGGCGTTCGCTGGGCGTCGACCCGGAGACCGGCCATGAGATCGTAGCCAAGGACGGCCGTTATGGGCCGTACGTGACCGAGATCCTGCCGGAACCGCCTGCGCCACCGGAGGATCCGGGTGCCGCCCCGGCGAAGAAGGCCAAGAAGCCGCCGCCGGGTCCCAAGCCGCGCACCGGTTCACTGCTGCGGACCATGGATCTGGAGACCGTCACCCTCGACGACGCGCTCAAGCTGCTGTCGCTGCCGCGGGTGGTCGGTGTCGACCCGACCAACGGTGAAGAGATCACCGCGCAGAACGGCCGCTACGGCCCATACCTCAAGCGCGGCACGGACTCTCGTTCGCTGGCCACCGAAGACCAGATGTTCACCATCACCCTCGACGAGGCGCTCAAGATCTACGCCGAGCCCAAGCGCCGTGGCCGCCAGGCGGCTGCGACCCCGCCGCTGCGCGAGCTGGGCAACGACGCGGCCACGGGCCAGCCGATGGTGATCAAGGACGGTCGTTTCGGTCCGTACGTCACCGATGGTGAGACCAACGCGAGCCTGCGCAAGGGTGACGACGTGTTGTCGATCACCGATGAGCGGGCCTCTGAGCTGCTGGCAGAACGCCGCGCACGTGGCCCGGTGAAGAAGAAGGCCCCGGCGAAAAAGGCCGCCAAGAAGACGACCGCCAAGAAAGCGCCGGCGAAGAAGGCCGCAGCCAAGAAGGGTTAG
- a CDS encoding cold-shock protein, with protein sequence MPQGTVKWFNAEKGFGFIAPEDGSADVFVHYTEIQGSGFRTLEENQKVEFEVGQSPKGPQATGVRAV encoded by the coding sequence ATGCCACAGGGAACTGTGAAGTGGTTCAACGCGGAAAAGGGCTTCGGCTTCATCGCCCCCGAGGACGGCTCCGCTGATGTCTTCGTCCACTACACGGAAATCCAGGGCAGCGGATTCCGCACCCTGGAGGAGAATCAGAAGGTCGAGTTCGAGGTCGGTCAGAGCCCCAAGGGCCCGCAGGCCACCGGCGTTCGCGCAGTCTGA